Below is a genomic region from Ochotona princeps isolate mOchPri1 chromosome 28, mOchPri1.hap1, whole genome shotgun sequence.
cccattccagctcttaccagCAGGTGCTTCGGCCTAGCCCAACCCTACCCACACCTTTTCCAGCTCATGAtagcaccagtgggtgttggtgcctagcccagcctagcctgaccccagcctcagccctcacattcaccagtgagaGTTTCAGCCTAATAGGGGAGTCTCCAAAGTTCCCTGACCAGGCCCCTATTCCAATATGATCCCAGTCCTCCACCGGCATGCTCAGGGGCCAGGGCAGTGTGTTCCAGCATGATCAGTATCTTTTACGTCATTGTTCTTGACCCATTTGCAGCTCTCAAAGTTTATCTAGTGGGTTGTGACtactatttttgaaaatgtttatttgaaaggcaaagtgatagcgAAAGGGAGAGGCACTAAACAGGGATCTCTTTCGGCTTCTGGTTCACTCTGATCTGAGCCAAGCTGCCCCAGGTACTAGGTAACTTCCGCTTTcgccaagtgcattagcagttAGTTGAGGAAAGTGGAGCTTCTGAAACTCTGTTCAGCACTCCAGTCtgtgatgccagcgtcacaggccaTGACTTCATCCACTACACTAGCcccttattgttgttgttgttgtttttaacaaagaaaaatagaactttaaaaaatcaaaagtggTTAGCAAAGGTAGATATTATTTTCTGAGCCTTTTGTTTCAACTATGTGTGCCAATATACAAAAATATGATATATTCTTGTGGCTCATTGACAAGGAAGTTTTATTATATCCCTTTCGACCTTCAACTTGCAGGAGAACGCAAGTGACTCTAGCCCCACTCTGCTCCAagccatgtaatttttaaaagcacacaagATTTGACTTTTGTGGCTGATGTTCCCAATGCTTCAAACTAAATGACTCAAACTACTGGGCTGAGTTACCCACCTGGAGGAAGTCAAGGTCAGGTTTTCTAACTGTCTCCTGGATCTGGCTGCTGAGTTTGGAAAGCTGGGAAATCTCATCCCCAAGCTGGGCCAGGTTCTCATTCTGCTTCTGTGTCACTTCCCGGGACATCTCCTCCAGGCGACCCAGGAGCCGCCCCTCCTGCTCCACCAGGAAGGCCCGGAGTGCCTGGAACTCTGCTCCAACCTTCTCTCTCTCAGCTGCCATCTGCTTCTGTCTCAGGAGGAGAAGTTGGAAACGTAAGGGTTCCTAGGCATCAAGGTATAATATTTCAACAGTAGCTTCCGAATAATCGCATAGTCAGGGTTTCATTCTCTTCATTGCTCCCAGTATCACACTTTCACACACATGCTGGACACACACTCCCCTTAGAGTATTATCCCAGCTCTGtactcagagagaaagatcatccagctgttggttcacatcccaaatggccaaatggccaaaagctgaaccaatttgaaaccaggacccaagagcctcttccggatctcccacatgggtgcaggctcccaagactttgagccatcctccactgctttcccaggccatagcaagatctgaatggaaagtggagcagccgagacatgaaccatcacctacCAGTGCGGGAagttagaggattagccaattgagctattgtgccagccccaacatTCTGTTCTTTCTGTTAACAACATACATGGGATTTTTAAGCCCTGGGTTTCAAACACAGACTCGTTCTTCTTGTACTTTATAGGAACACATGAGTAACAGTGGATTTAAGAGTGGCATGGTGACAGCAGAGGCCTACATAAGCTGGGATACTGTGAAGATGGCCTGCAGTCAGCACTCCAGGTAACATAACTTCCAAACACTCTGAGACCCACGAAACATCTGCTGCACCTTAAGAAGAGGTGCTTGTCAGAGAGCCATTATAGAAAGTGATTCGTGACCCCACTGTCTGAATGATGAATGGTCCTATTGTTTGGCTGCTCGTGTTCATAGACAACATCCAAGTGTGGAAATGTCATGTGCTCCTTGATCAATAACAATGATCGTAATTACTGGCTGCtatctttcttgatttttaattGACAACCACACAGAAAGCTGTCTTTTTAAAACCTCACTCAATGCATGTATCCATCTTGTAAGAACAGTATAAGGCATATAACCAAACTGCCTGTAAAGCAGTCAGCTCATTCCACGTTGAAATCCTCAGTATGATTAGATGAATTAactttcattttcactttgaTACTCCAACCAGACTCTGATATTTCTGCTGTAGCACAAGCAAGATCTCTCGTGGCTAGTGACAAGTGCTAACGGTTCTGGCCCATCAGGAGGAAAAGCTTGACTGCCCAAGTTACTCTTCTCTGAAAACTTCTATGTGAGTTTTCTATGAGGTCAGGCACAGGTCTCATCTCATTTTCCAGGTGAGGAGACAATGTAGCACTAGTGAGTGGCAAGCCAGCATCCTAAACCAGAGTCTGATCCCACTGCCTGGACTCACAACTATACCATATTGACTGCTTAGAAAATAACACAGGTGAATGTGTTACCAGAATATTCTTCATAGGTTTAGAATGTGTCCTCCCAAAATTCACGCTTAGAAACTTCATACCTAAAATGTATATATGTTAATGGCATTTGGATATGGGGCTTTCAGGGTGTAAGTAACATTCGATGAGGTCTGGAGAACAGGCCCCTAGAACTAACGCACTTGCTCTGTCATGGCAGGTGCTCGCCTCTGCTTTGTTTTGGTGTAGCAAGGAGGCCCCCACCAGGCACCAGCACCAGGCCCTTTatcttcccagcctccagaaccatgGGCCAATTAGACTTCTGTTCTTTGTAGATCATTAATTCATTGTGTTGTGgtataacaaaagaaaacaaaataagacaGCTCTACATGAGGATTTCCTAACTGTGGCACTCTGGATAGTTGGGGTCACACCATTCTTCGTTGCATGGACCTGTCATGTGCATTGAAGGATGTTTAGCGGTATCTTTGGCTTCTACCACTAAATCCCAGGAGTATCCCTGTCCTGATGCTGGCAGCCAAAAATATcttgacattttattattataaacaaTATGTGGGCCAGAAATTAGGAGCAGGGTTTTGGGAAAGGATAGAAAGAAAAGATGCTAAGTAAGGTTTTGGGGAGCAGGTTCAGAAGAAGTTATCTATGCTGTCAGAAGACCCTCCAAGTTGTACATGTAAAACTCATtaaagagggcccagtgcgatggctcagtggctaaatgccaggatcccaaaagtGCAACagctcatctcccagctgctccacttcccatccagctccctccctgtggcccgggaaagcaatacagaatggcccatagccttgggacacctggaagaagctcctggcttcagattagctcagctccggctgttgtggccacctgaggagtaaaccagtggacagatatttttctctgtctctccttctctcaataatattattggaacggcagatgtacagagagaaggagagacagatcttccatcactgatttactccccaagtgactggggaggaaggagcataaagcagtgcccatatgggattttagccactaggctacggtgcccgACCCtctacaaataattattttagtaCTCCCTTTCACTCTCAAACGTCCTAGTTTGTATAGGAAACTTCAGTCACTTTTTATAAAATGTACCCCATTATCTTTCTACAATTCACCTGTTCTTACACAGGCACACACTGCGGCCGTGCAGGACAAGACCTTGATGGTAGTGGCCTCCCAACCTGGGGGAAGCGAGGGTGACTGCACTCACCAGGAGTTCCTTGCTCTCCTTCTCCTCCGTGGACCGGAACACCTCATAGTCCTCCAGTTCCTTCTTCAAAACCTTCAGTCTGGATTCCAAGAGCTCCTGCGGGGGAGAGGGGACTCGTTGTTGGAAGAGGATGGCAAAAGCTCTCGCATGTGCCCTTCGGGAGCCAAAGGAAGGTTCTGACCGCCTGAGGAGGACGCCAGGTGGAAGTCATGTGTGCACACCAAGATGGATACAGCCTGCAGAGTTAACTGCAGGAGCTCGCGGGGCCGGGGAGTCTGGCTTCGGCACAATGTAGGCAGGTACACAAGGCCCCCCATCAACCAGTCCATCCCACGAACAAGCTGTCTGTGGGCAGCAGCCTAGACTCAACCTCCTTGCCTCTGTTGAACTCTGCAGTCTCTGTCCCTGCCGGCTCCTGGCACCGTGGTCGTCCCACTCCGCTCCACAAGGTGGCAGACGCTGGAAATGGCAGGAAAGAACTACAATAGCGCACAACCCGCTAGAGACCCGGTACAGACTGCAGGAAAATTGCCGAGTGCATGGGGTGTCCTGCCTGCGGCTCAGTCAGTATTGGTCTCAGTGTTGGAAACACGGTGTTGGGGATTAGAGGCGACCAAGCTCAGAATCGGTGTTCTGCACCCTAGAATAGGAAAGAGGAATCAGGGGCTCACCTCAAAGGTTGGACCAATGCAGAAAGTCCTCGAGACCGGTAGGAATGGGACTCACCTTGGCTTCCTGCACCGCCTCGTCCAGAGGCAATACCGCGTGCTCGCGGTGCTCCCGGGCGCGGTCGCACACCACGCAAATCGCTCGCCCGTCGTCCTGGCAATACAGCTTGAGCGGTTCTCCATGCTGTGCGCAACCCGTCGCGCTGTCAGAGACCTGCGCCTCCGGGGATCCGTTCTTCTCCTGGGCGGCGGCAGGCAGACTGAAGCGCCGCAGCAGCGTGGCCACTGCCGCCAGCTGCCGGTTGGGCCGCAGCTGGCTGGGGCGCACCGGTTCGCGGCACTGGGGACAGGACAGTGGGCGCGGTGGCGCACGGAGCGCACTGGCGGTCCCCAAGCCCGGGCGTTCCCAGCAGCGGGCAATGCAGGAGCGACAGAAACTGTGGCCGCACTCGACCGACACAGGCTCCCGGAAGAGTTCTAAGCAAATGGAGCATGTCGCCTCGCCCTGTAGCTCTGTCGCCAGCGCCAGGGCCTCTGCTCCGGTTCCAGGACCGGTCTGCGGTCCGACTGCCGCCATGCAAACTCTTAGAGCACCCGGTACGGGCGGCGACCGGGAGCCTACTGGCTTCCTATTGCCCACTTCCAGAGGAAGGGCGGGGCCGACGCCTGGCAGGCAGAGGTTAGCTCAGAGTGCACCTGGCACGGATCCCGGGCCAGAGGATGCACCTCGACAGCTGGCAGGGCAACACAAAGCAACTTAACAACGGGAGAGGACAGGTTCCTGCGCCCCGGCTCTAGGTTCCCCCAGCCCCTACCTTGGCCGGCAGCCTCCTCTTTGTCACCCGTTGCCTCAGATCCTCAAGACCGCTCCAGCAGTCAACTTTGGCAAACAGGCCGCAACAGGTGGGCGCGCGAACCCAACTGGACGCCACTTCAGGTTGCACTTGAGCCGACCCAGCATGGACAGAATAAGGCACTGGCG
It encodes:
- the TRIM7 gene encoding E3 ubiquitin-protein ligase TRIM7; this translates as MAAVGPQTGPGTGAEALALATELQGEATCSICLELFREPVSVECGHSFCRSCIARCWERPGLGTASALRAPPRPLSCPQCREPVRPSQLRPNRQLAAVATLLRRFSLPAAAQEKNGSPEAQVSDSATGCAQHGEPLKLYCQDDGRAICVVCDRAREHREHAVLPLDEAVQEAKELLESRLKVLKKELEDYEVFRSTEEKESKELLKQMAAEREKVGAEFQALRAFLVEQEGRLLGRLEEMSREVTQKQNENLAQLGDEISQLSKLSSQIQETVRKPDLDFLQEFKSTLTRCSNIPGPKPTTVSSEMKNKVWNVSLKTFVLKGLLKKFQEDLREELEKEEKAELTLDPNTANPRLLLSLDLKSVRLGPRVQDLPSYPCRFDTNTRVLASCGFSSGRHHWEVEVGSKDGWAFGVARESVRRKGLTPFTPEEGVWALQLNNGQYWAVTSPERTPLNCGHLSRVRVALDLEVGAVSFYAVEDMRHLYTFRVNFQERVFPLFSVCSTGTYLRIWP